A portion of the Kineosporia corallincola genome contains these proteins:
- a CDS encoding GNAT family N-acetyltransferase, with amino-acid sequence MRSTTGVTVRILREEDAEPLARLVSANREFLRPWEPVRDEEYFTTEGQRRIIDDALLLYTGGILLPCVILEKGELVGRININNIVRGALQSGDVGYWVAESAGGRGVATVAVAGAVRIAFHSLNLHRVAASTLVDNVRSQRVLEKNGFERIGLAPQFLRIDGVWSDSLLFQKVNDEYV; translated from the coding sequence GTGAGGTCAACCACCGGTGTCACCGTCCGCATCCTGCGCGAGGAGGACGCCGAGCCGCTCGCCCGGCTGGTGTCGGCGAACCGGGAGTTCCTGAGGCCGTGGGAACCCGTCCGTGACGAGGAGTACTTCACCACCGAGGGCCAGCGTCGCATCATCGACGACGCCCTCCTCCTCTACACGGGCGGGATCCTGCTGCCCTGCGTCATCCTGGAGAAGGGCGAGCTGGTCGGCCGGATCAACATCAACAACATCGTCCGCGGTGCCCTCCAGTCGGGGGACGTCGGCTACTGGGTGGCCGAGTCGGCCGGCGGTCGCGGGGTGGCCACGGTCGCCGTCGCCGGGGCGGTGCGCATCGCCTTCCACAGCCTCAACCTGCACCGGGTCGCCGCCAGCACCCTGGTCGACAACGTGCGCTCGCAACGGGTTCTGGAGAAGAACGGGTTCGAGCGGATCGGCCTGGCGCCGCAGTTCCTGAGGATCGACGGCGTCTGGTCCGACTCGCTGCTCTTCCAGAAGGTCAACGACGAGTACGTCTAG
- a CDS encoding aldehyde dehydrogenase family protein, with translation MSSADHQLAVGADGTPTVAGTLFIDGSWVRSTGSRAVLNPADGSRICDVDEATDDHVKAAVAAARTAFDEGVWSSAPPSERSAVLHRVADLLQADRALIARIETLDTGKTLRESEIDVDDVTAVFRYYAALALGEPGRLVDAGDPAVVSRVVHEPVGVCALIGPWNYPLLQISWKIAPALAAGCTAVLKPSEVTPLTTIVLVGLLHEAGVPAGVVNLVLGSGAVAGAGLVSSEDVDLVSFTGGLETGRAIMRSAADTVKKVALELGGKNPNIVFADADLEAALDTALTAVFLHAGQVCSAGTRLILQDSIHDEFVAAFVKRAGRIRIGPGLDPDSEMPPLVSAQHLAKVENHVRVGLAEGARLLTGGSRLAENQSGYYYRPTVFVDCSGDMRIVQEETFGPIVTVERFTTEEEAVRLGNDTRYGLAGGVWTSDRARAHRVAGRLRHGTVWINEFGPYLPQAEWGGFKLSGTGRELGPSGLAEYQEAKHVYENTAPAAQHWFSGDAKRIP, from the coding sequence ATGTCTTCTGCGGATCATCAGCTCGCGGTCGGCGCCGACGGCACGCCGACCGTCGCCGGGACGCTCTTCATCGACGGGTCGTGGGTCAGGTCGACCGGGTCCCGCGCGGTGCTGAATCCCGCTGACGGAAGCCGGATCTGCGACGTCGACGAGGCCACGGACGACCATGTGAAGGCCGCGGTGGCGGCTGCCCGGACGGCGTTCGACGAGGGCGTGTGGAGCTCTGCCCCGCCCTCGGAACGCAGTGCCGTGCTGCACCGGGTCGCCGATCTGCTCCAGGCCGACCGCGCCCTGATCGCCCGTATCGAGACGCTCGACACCGGAAAGACGCTGCGCGAGAGCGAGATAGATGTCGACGACGTGACGGCGGTGTTTCGTTACTATGCCGCCCTCGCGCTCGGCGAGCCGGGAAGGCTGGTGGACGCGGGGGACCCGGCCGTCGTCAGCCGGGTGGTGCACGAGCCGGTCGGGGTCTGTGCGCTGATCGGCCCGTGGAACTATCCGCTGCTCCAGATCTCCTGGAAGATCGCCCCGGCCCTGGCCGCGGGCTGCACGGCGGTGCTGAAACCCAGTGAGGTCACGCCGCTCACCACCATCGTCCTGGTCGGGTTGCTGCACGAGGCCGGGGTGCCGGCCGGGGTGGTCAACCTGGTGCTCGGTTCCGGCGCCGTTGCGGGGGCCGGGCTGGTGAGCAGTGAGGACGTCGATCTGGTCTCGTTCACCGGCGGTCTGGAGACCGGGCGCGCCATCATGCGCAGCGCCGCCGACACGGTGAAGAAGGTCGCGCTGGAGCTGGGCGGAAAGAACCCGAACATCGTGTTCGCCGACGCCGACCTGGAGGCGGCCCTCGACACCGCGCTGACCGCGGTGTTCCTGCATGCCGGGCAGGTGTGCTCGGCGGGCACCCGGCTGATCCTCCAGGACTCGATCCACGACGAGTTCGTGGCCGCCTTCGTGAAGCGGGCCGGGCGGATCCGGATCGGCCCGGGCCTCGACCCGGACTCCGAGATGCCCCCGCTGGTCTCGGCCCAGCACCTGGCCAAGGTGGAGAATCATGTGCGGGTGGGCCTGGCGGAGGGCGCCCGGCTGCTCACCGGCGGCTCCCGTCTCGCCGAGAATCAGAGTGGATATTACTATCGTCCAACGGTTTTCGTTGACTGCTCGGGCGACATGCGGATCGTGCAGGAAGAGACCTTCGGGCCGATCGTCACGGTCGAGCGGTTCACCACCGAGGAGGAGGCGGTGCGGCTGGGCAACGACACCCGCTACGGCCTGGCGGGCGGGGTGTGGACGTCCGACCGGGCCAGGGCGCACCGGGTGGCCGGGCGTCTGCGGCACGGAACGGTCTGGATCAACGAGTTCGGGCCCTATCTGCCGCAGGCCGAGTGGGGCGGGTTCAAGCTGTCGGGCACCGGGCGCGAGCTCGGGCCCTCGGGTCTGGCCGAATATCAGGAGGCCAAGCACGTGTACGAGAACACCGCCCCGGCGGCCCAGCACTGGTTCTCCGGCGACGCAAAAAGGATTCCGTGA
- the hutI gene encoding imidazolonepropionase, producing the protein MSHLVTGIGQLVTNDPSVGDGSALGLLDDAAVVIEDDRIAWVGSAASAPPSDSAQDLGGRAVVPGFVDSHSHLVFAGDRSGEFAARMTGEPYTGGGIATTMAATRAASDDQLRQHVGTLLAEMRSQGTTTVEIKSGYGLDVEQESRALRIAAEFTSEVTYLGAHVVPPLFRDRRHEYVELVAGEMLEACAPHARWADVFCEPASAHAFDGDETRTVLRACAEAGLLPRVHGNQLAEGPGAQIAVELDAASVDHCTYLTDADVAALGAAGRLVDSENPVTGTVATLLPGVEFSTRSPYPDARRLLDAGAVVALATDCNPGTCFSSSMPLIIALAVREMKLSPAQALLAATLGGALALRRADVGRIRVGARADLTVLEAPSYLHLAYRPGVPLARAL; encoded by the coding sequence GTGAGCCATCTGGTCACCGGAATCGGCCAGCTCGTCACCAACGACCCGTCGGTCGGTGACGGCTCGGCCCTCGGGCTGCTCGACGACGCCGCCGTCGTGATCGAGGACGACCGGATCGCCTGGGTGGGCAGCGCGGCCTCCGCCCCTCCGTCGGACTCGGCGCAGGATCTCGGCGGACGGGCGGTGGTTCCGGGATTCGTCGACTCGCACTCGCACCTGGTGTTCGCCGGTGACCGCTCGGGCGAGTTCGCGGCCCGGATGACCGGGGAGCCGTACACCGGCGGCGGCATCGCCACCACGATGGCGGCCACCCGCGCGGCGAGCGACGACCAGCTCCGGCAGCACGTGGGAACCCTTCTGGCGGAGATGCGTTCGCAGGGCACCACGACGGTCGAGATCAAGAGCGGGTACGGGCTCGACGTCGAGCAGGAGAGCCGGGCCCTGCGGATCGCGGCCGAGTTCACCTCCGAGGTGACGTACCTCGGGGCCCACGTCGTCCCTCCGCTGTTCCGCGACCGCCGCCACGAGTACGTGGAACTGGTGGCCGGGGAGATGCTGGAAGCCTGTGCCCCGCACGCACGCTGGGCCGACGTGTTCTGCGAACCGGCGAGCGCGCACGCCTTCGACGGCGACGAGACCCGCACGGTGCTGCGGGCCTGCGCGGAGGCCGGGCTGCTGCCGCGGGTGCACGGCAACCAGCTCGCCGAGGGGCCGGGAGCGCAGATCGCGGTGGAGCTGGACGCCGCGAGCGTCGACCACTGCACGTATCTCACCGACGCCGACGTGGCTGCCCTGGGCGCCGCCGGGCGTCTCGTGGACTCCGAGAACCCGGTCACCGGAACGGTTGCCACGCTGCTGCCCGGGGTCGAGTTCTCCACCCGCTCGCCCTATCCGGACGCCCGGCGGCTGCTGGACGCCGGGGCGGTGGTGGCACTGGCCACCGACTGCAACCCGGGCACCTGCTTCAGCTCGTCGATGCCGCTGATCATCGCGCTGGCCGTGCGGGAGATGAAACTCAGCCCGGCGCAGGCACTTCTGGCCGCCACCCTGGGCGGGGCGCTGGCGTTGCGCCGCGCCGACGTCGGCCGGATCCGGGTGGGCGCGCGGGCCGATCTGACGGTGCTGGAGGCGCCGTCGTATCTGCACCTGGCCTACCGGCCGGGGGTGCCGCTGGCCCGGGCGCTCTAG
- a CDS encoding bifunctional 3-phenylpropionate/cinnamic acid dioxygenase ferredoxin subunit, translating into MIRVCAVGDIPEGEAIRVENGPTGVPIAVFNVGGSYYAIDDTCTHQDASLADGYLEEEACAVECPLHAACFDLRTGEPSGPPARVPVRTHVVVVQGGQVLVQLQAAGTPIA; encoded by the coding sequence GTGATTCGGGTCTGTGCGGTCGGGGACATCCCCGAGGGTGAGGCGATCAGGGTCGAGAACGGGCCCACAGGCGTCCCGATAGCGGTGTTCAACGTCGGTGGTAGCTATTACGCCATCGATGACACCTGCACGCATCAGGACGCGTCGCTGGCGGACGGGTACCTGGAGGAAGAGGCCTGCGCGGTCGAGTGCCCGCTGCACGCCGCCTGCTTCGACCTGCGTACCGGGGAGCCCAGCGGGCCGCCCGCGCGGGTGCCGGTGCGCACGCATGTCGTGGTAGTCCAGGGCGGACAGGTGTTGGTGCAGTTGCAGGCGGCCGGCACGCCGATCGCCTGA
- a CDS encoding Gfo/Idh/MocA family protein, whose amino-acid sequence MTEKDDVKIGLAGFGFGGKYFHAPLIAAAPGVEFAGVVTTSAGRQAEVAELYPGVPTYASLYELKQAGAQAVAISTPAHTHTPLVLEAIELGLAVVSDKPFALNAEAARTAVEAAEKAGVKLSVYQNRRWDADLLTVKKLVETGELGEVFRFESRFERFDPQGEPPAAGGGILRDFGSHLVDQALYLFGPAASVYAELDDVTTDDRDSRFFVSITHTGGVVSHLIGNWREGAPGPRYRVSGSTGSFVLTKPMEGQEALLLEGLNPATAGERWGVEPQESYGHLYRGDEVTSVPTERGSWDTYYPSFAAAVRGEGEVPVDPRDAVATTEVLDAARTSARTGQVVSLGAGS is encoded by the coding sequence GTGACGGAGAAGGATGACGTGAAGATCGGTCTGGCAGGTTTCGGGTTCGGCGGGAAGTACTTCCACGCCCCCCTGATCGCCGCCGCGCCCGGGGTCGAGTTCGCCGGTGTGGTCACCACCTCGGCCGGGCGCCAGGCGGAGGTGGCCGAGCTCTACCCGGGTGTGCCCACCTACGCCTCGCTGTACGAGCTCAAGCAGGCCGGCGCCCAGGCGGTGGCCATCTCCACCCCGGCGCACACCCACACCCCGCTGGTGCTGGAGGCGATCGAGCTCGGTCTGGCCGTGGTCTCGGACAAGCCGTTCGCCCTGAATGCGGAGGCCGCCCGGACCGCCGTCGAGGCCGCCGAGAAGGCCGGCGTCAAGCTGTCCGTCTACCAGAACCGCCGCTGGGACGCCGACCTGCTCACCGTGAAGAAGCTGGTCGAGACGGGCGAGCTGGGTGAGGTGTTCCGGTTCGAGTCGCGGTTCGAGCGCTTCGACCCGCAGGGCGAGCCGCCCGCGGCCGGCGGCGGCATCCTGCGGGACTTCGGCAGCCACCTCGTCGACCAGGCGCTGTACCTGTTCGGCCCGGCCGCCTCGGTGTACGCCGAGCTCGACGACGTGACGACCGACGACCGCGACTCCCGCTTCTTCGTCAGCATCACCCACACCGGCGGCGTGGTGTCGCACCTGATCGGCAACTGGCGGGAGGGCGCTCCGGGCCCGCGCTACCGGGTCAGCGGCAGCACGGGCTCGTTCGTGCTGACCAAGCCCATGGAGGGTCAGGAGGCGCTGCTGCTGGAGGGCCTGAACCCGGCCACCGCGGGGGAGCGCTGGGGCGTGGAGCCGCAGGAGAGCTACGGTCACCTGTACCGCGGCGACGAGGTCACCAGCGTGCCGACCGAGCGCGGCAGCTGGGACACCTACTACCCGTCCTTCGCCGCCGCGGTGCGTGGCGAGGGCGAGGTGCCGGTCGACCCGCGCGACGCCGTCGCCACCACCGAGGTGCTCGACGCCGCCCGCACGAGTGCACGGACCGGGCAGGTCGTGTCGCTGGGGGCCGGGAGCTGA
- a CDS encoding aromatic ring-hydroxylating oxygenase subunit alpha, translating to MTSVSLPPSLVATLPGNIYADPAVFAREQELIFERMWFAVARAGELADPGAFVTRQVGRENVLVVRGRDRRLRAFLNVCRHRGARLCSGDSGQLRRNIQCMYHAWTYGLDGKLVAAPNLTKMQDIDRGEYGLIEVHLREWLGYAWVCLADEPPSFEADVIASADERLGGEGLIGGWQVDELAVGRRITYDVKANWKLIIENFMECYHCATIHPELTEMLPEFAGGYAAQAFIGHGAEFREDAEAFTIDGAGGHERIPGVDEDHDRRYYAITVRPQVFVNLVPDHVILHRMYPLAVDRTVVECDWLYLPGVVESGADLTRSVELFDRVNRQDFEACEVTQPGMSSRAYRAGGVLVPSEHHIAEFHEWVQARLAG from the coding sequence ATGACCAGTGTCAGTCTGCCGCCGAGCCTCGTGGCGACGCTGCCGGGAAACATCTACGCCGACCCCGCGGTGTTCGCCCGTGAGCAGGAACTGATCTTCGAGCGGATGTGGTTCGCCGTGGCCCGGGCCGGTGAGCTGGCCGATCCGGGAGCGTTCGTGACCCGGCAGGTCGGCCGGGAGAACGTGCTCGTGGTGCGGGGGCGGGACCGGCGGCTGCGGGCGTTCCTCAACGTCTGCCGGCATCGCGGGGCCCGGCTGTGCTCCGGCGACTCGGGGCAGCTGCGCCGCAACATCCAGTGCATGTACCACGCCTGGACCTACGGGCTCGACGGAAAGCTCGTCGCCGCACCGAATCTGACCAAGATGCAAGACATCGACCGGGGCGAGTACGGCCTGATCGAGGTGCACCTGCGGGAGTGGCTGGGCTACGCCTGGGTGTGCCTGGCCGACGAGCCGCCCTCGTTCGAGGCCGACGTGATCGCCTCGGCCGACGAGAGGCTCGGCGGGGAAGGGCTGATCGGCGGCTGGCAGGTGGACGAGCTGGCCGTGGGCCGGCGGATCACCTACGACGTGAAGGCCAACTGGAAGCTCATCATCGAGAACTTCATGGAGTGCTACCACTGCGCCACGATCCACCCCGAGCTGACCGAGATGCTGCCGGAGTTCGCCGGCGGCTACGCGGCCCAGGCCTTCATCGGGCACGGCGCCGAATTCCGCGAGGACGCGGAGGCTTTCACCATCGACGGGGCCGGCGGGCACGAGCGCATCCCGGGGGTGGACGAAGACCACGACCGTCGTTACTACGCGATCACGGTGCGGCCGCAGGTGTTCGTCAATCTGGTGCCGGACCACGTCATCCTCCACCGGATGTACCCGCTGGCCGTGGACCGCACGGTGGTGGAGTGCGACTGGCTGTACCTGCCCGGCGTGGTGGAGTCCGGCGCCGACCTGACCCGCTCGGTGGAGTTGTTCGACCGGGTGAACCGCCAGGACTTCGAGGCCTGCGAGGTGACCCAGCCCGGCATGTCGTCCCGGGCCTACCGGGCGGGCGGGGTGCTGGTGCCGAGCGAGCACCACATCGCCGAGTTCCACGAGTGGGTGCAGGCCCGGCTGGCCGGCTGA
- a CDS encoding NAD(P)/FAD-dependent oxidoreductase, translating to MSESTPPVGGNAMTAVAVVGTGLAGLSSARALRELGFTGRIVLIGDEKHEPYDRPPLSKAFLAGDWDPARIALGLPTDAELGLDRRLGHRAAGLRPDGPGWVVELEDGDEVRVDGVVIATGARARRLPGVPLRGVHTLRTLDDALALRAELLPGARLVIVGGGFIGAEIASTAVTLSVDTSMVEIAPALLARPLGERVGAAMAALHEANGVKVLTGVGVSTLLPNPADPGRVGGVALADGRELPADVVVVGIGSEPNTEWLAGSGLTGPDPDGSLAGGVLTDESGRTGLSGVVATGDCTAVHHPFAGRVLRQEHWTHAAQHPAQAVAALIGAEAPVVSPAMRVPYVWSEQYGRHFQFAGHHQPGDEAEVVDGDLAGPAFTVLYRRDGEPVGVFGVGQPKVFGRWRRELAKRLP from the coding sequence ATGTCTGAAAGCACGCCTCCGGTGGGCGGAAACGCGATGACGGCGGTGGCCGTGGTGGGCACCGGCCTGGCCGGCCTGTCGTCGGCGCGGGCCCTGCGCGAGCTCGGCTTCACCGGCCGTATCGTGCTGATCGGCGACGAGAAGCACGAACCCTACGATCGGCCGCCGCTGTCGAAGGCGTTCCTGGCCGGTGACTGGGACCCGGCCAGGATCGCGCTGGGCCTGCCCACCGACGCCGAACTCGGCCTGGACCGGCGGCTCGGGCACCGGGCGGCCGGGCTGCGGCCCGACGGGCCGGGCTGGGTGGTGGAACTCGAGGACGGCGACGAGGTGCGGGTGGACGGCGTGGTGATCGCCACCGGGGCCCGGGCCCGCAGGCTTCCCGGGGTGCCCCTGCGCGGGGTGCACACGCTGCGCACCCTCGACGACGCGCTGGCGCTCAGGGCCGAACTGCTGCCCGGCGCCCGGCTGGTGATCGTCGGTGGTGGATTCATCGGCGCCGAAATTGCCTCCACCGCAGTCACTCTCAGTGTCGACACCAGCATGGTGGAGATCGCCCCGGCACTGCTGGCCCGGCCGCTCGGCGAGCGGGTGGGAGCCGCGATGGCTGCCCTGCACGAAGCCAACGGCGTGAAAGTGCTGACCGGCGTCGGGGTCTCGACGTTGTTGCCGAATCCCGCCGATCCCGGCCGGGTGGGCGGTGTGGCGCTGGCCGACGGCCGGGAACTGCCGGCCGACGTGGTGGTGGTCGGCATCGGCTCGGAACCGAACACCGAGTGGCTCGCCGGCAGCGGCCTGACCGGCCCGGATCCCGACGGCAGCCTGGCCGGTGGGGTGCTCACCGACGAGTCCGGCCGCACCGGGCTGTCCGGCGTGGTCGCGACCGGCGACTGCACCGCGGTGCATCATCCGTTCGCCGGCCGGGTGCTGCGCCAGGAGCACTGGACCCATGCCGCCCAGCATCCGGCCCAGGCCGTGGCGGCGCTGATCGGTGCCGAGGCGCCGGTGGTGTCGCCCGCCATGCGGGTGCCCTACGTGTGGTCGGAGCAGTACGGTCGGCACTTCCAGTTCGCCGGGCACCACCAGCCGGGTGACGAGGCGGAGGTGGTGGACGGCGACCTGGCCGGGCCCGCCTTCACCGTGCTCTACCGGCGCGACGGCGAGCCGGTCGGGGTGTTCGGGGTGGGGCAGCCCAAGGTGTTCGGTCGCTGGAGAAGAGAACTGGCCAAGCGCCTGCCCTGA
- a CDS encoding ABC transporter ATP-binding protein, which produces MSGVAQPAGHGGPGRSGGPGAPGGRGGAGGPGGPGRHPGATVSEAAAGLRAAAADRPLLRRVVALFRPYRRRVLAVAGLILVTAGLGVANPLLIREIFDRALFVSGGPDVPLLLVLSAIMIAVPAVSSVLGVVQSYQTTYVGQQIMRDLRGQLFSHLQSLSLRFFTGTRTGEIQSRLQNDVGGLQTVITDTASSLLSNSVILISTLIAMFLLSWQLTLLSLVMLPLFVWLTGRVGQVRRRITSRTQAALAEMSAITQESLSVSGVLLSKVFGRQDRDAERYHRQNEELAALQVRQQIVGRAFFAVVSTFFSITPVLVYLVAGLQLSHGGGPSAGTIIAFTTLQSRLFMPIGQVLQTSTEVSSSLALFSRVFGYLDLRAEIVEPDRPVRLEPGQVGGEVRLEDVWFSYGPGEGQADSPVDDEEPAPGPAADTMFPISRSTVPNSAEEADTSGSRRWALRGLDLTVRPGQLAAVVGASGAGKTTLSYLIPRLYDVTSGAVRLDGHDVRSLSLDSLAGAIGMVTQETYLFHATVRDNLAYARPEATDEEVVAAARAAYIHDRILELENGYDTVVGERGYRLSGGEKQRLAIARVLLKDPRLLLLDEATSALDTVSERRVQAALEPLMAGRTTIAIAHRLSTIRSADVIFVMDAGRVVETGTHDSLLALNGAYAALYEQQYGGGLVEARTADGFQLTDGRVLETEG; this is translated from the coding sequence TTGAGCGGAGTCGCACAGCCGGCGGGTCATGGCGGGCCGGGCAGGTCGGGCGGTCCGGGTGCTCCGGGCGGCCGTGGTGGTGCCGGTGGTCCGGGCGGCCCGGGCCGGCATCCGGGGGCCACGGTCTCCGAGGCCGCCGCGGGGCTGCGGGCGGCGGCGGCCGATCGCCCGTTGCTGCGCCGGGTGGTGGCGCTGTTCCGGCCCTACCGGCGCCGGGTGCTGGCGGTGGCCGGGCTGATCCTGGTCACGGCCGGGCTCGGGGTGGCCAACCCGCTGCTGATCCGCGAGATCTTCGACCGGGCGCTGTTCGTGTCCGGCGGTCCGGACGTGCCGCTGCTGCTGGTGCTGAGCGCGATCATGATCGCGGTGCCGGCCGTGTCCAGCGTGCTCGGCGTGGTGCAGTCCTACCAGACCACCTACGTGGGCCAGCAGATCATGCGCGACCTGCGCGGCCAGTTGTTCAGCCATCTCCAGAGCCTGTCGCTGCGGTTCTTCACCGGCACCCGCACCGGCGAGATCCAGAGCCGTCTCCAGAACGACGTGGGCGGCCTCCAGACCGTCATCACCGACACCGCGAGCAGCCTGCTCAGCAACAGCGTCATCCTGATCTCCACGCTGATCGCGATGTTCCTGCTGTCCTGGCAGCTCACCCTGCTGTCGCTGGTCATGCTGCCGCTCTTCGTCTGGCTCACCGGCCGGGTGGGGCAGGTGCGGCGCCGCATCACCAGCCGCACCCAGGCGGCCCTGGCCGAGATGAGCGCCATCACGCAGGAGTCGCTGTCGGTGTCGGGGGTGCTGCTGTCCAAGGTGTTCGGCCGGCAGGACCGTGACGCCGAGCGTTACCACCGGCAGAACGAGGAGCTGGCTGCGCTCCAGGTGCGCCAGCAGATCGTCGGCCGGGCGTTCTTCGCTGTCGTGTCCACGTTCTTCTCGATCACCCCGGTGCTGGTCTACCTGGTGGCCGGGCTCCAGCTGTCGCACGGCGGCGGGCCGAGCGCGGGCACGATCATCGCGTTCACCACCTTGCAGTCGCGGCTGTTCATGCCGATCGGCCAGGTGTTGCAGACCTCCACCGAGGTGTCGAGCAGCCTGGCGCTGTTCTCCCGGGTGTTCGGCTACCTCGACCTGCGCGCCGAGATCGTCGAGCCGGACCGGCCCGTCCGTCTGGAACCCGGCCAGGTCGGCGGCGAGGTGCGGCTGGAAGACGTGTGGTTCAGTTACGGTCCGGGCGAGGGTCAGGCTGATTCACCGGTGGACGACGAGGAGCCCGCGCCCGGCCCGGCCGCCGACACGATGTTCCCGATATCCCGTTCCACCGTGCCGAACTCGGCGGAGGAGGCCGACACCTCCGGCTCCCGGCGCTGGGCCCTGCGCGGTCTCGACCTGACCGTGCGCCCCGGGCAGCTGGCCGCCGTGGTGGGGGCCAGCGGAGCGGGCAAGACCACGCTGAGCTACCTGATCCCGCGGCTGTACGACGTCACCTCCGGCGCGGTGCGGCTGGACGGGCACGACGTGCGGTCGCTGTCGCTCGACTCGCTGGCCGGGGCCATCGGCATGGTCACCCAGGAGACCTACCTGTTCCACGCCACGGTGCGCGACAACCTGGCCTACGCCCGGCCGGAGGCCACCGACGAGGAGGTGGTCGCGGCGGCCAGGGCGGCGTACATCCACGACCGCATCCTGGAGCTGGAGAACGGCTACGACACGGTCGTGGGGGAACGCGGATACCGGTTGTCCGGCGGCGAGAAACAGCGTCTGGCCATCGCCCGGGTGCTGCTGAAAGACCCCCGGCTGCTGCTGCTCGACGAGGCCACCAGCGCCCTCGACACGGTGAGCGAACGCCGGGTGCAGGCCGCCCTGGAGCCGCTGATGGCCGGCCGCACCACGATCGCGATCGCCCACCGTCTGAGCACCATCCGCTCGGCCGACGTGATCTTCGTGATGGATGCCGGCCGCGTGGTCGAGACCGGCACCCACGACAGCCTTCTCGCGCTGAACGGGGCCTACGCCGCACTGTACGAGCAGCAGTACGGCGGCGGCCTGGTGGAGGCGCGCACCGCGGACGGGTTCCAGCTCACGGACGGGCGGGTGCTCGAGACGGAGGGGTGA
- a CDS encoding IclR family transcriptional regulator: MQSVDRALLVLDLLARRGELGVTELAAELAVHKSTAFRLVTALERRDLVHQIGDRGKYRLGLGILRLAAATTGRLEVSREGRDVCERLAHELGETVNIAIMDDESAVNVLQEYGNASVMTRNWIGRRTPLHATSSGKVLLAHAEEPVRKSVLAAGLERLTDNTRTDADQFLRELAEVAERGWASTNEELEVGLTAVAAPIRDGAGRVIAAVSASGPSFRLTPDSFGHVAGKLIEGGAEISARLGFYRR, translated from the coding sequence GTGCAGTCCGTCGATCGCGCGCTGCTGGTGCTCGATCTGCTCGCCCGCCGCGGTGAGCTCGGAGTGACGGAACTGGCCGCCGAGCTGGCGGTGCACAAGTCCACTGCCTTCCGCCTGGTGACGGCCCTGGAACGGCGCGATCTGGTGCACCAGATCGGCGATCGCGGCAAGTACCGCCTGGGCCTCGGCATCCTGCGGCTGGCCGCCGCCACCACCGGCCGGCTGGAGGTCAGCCGGGAGGGCCGGGACGTCTGCGAGCGGCTCGCCCACGAGCTCGGCGAGACCGTGAACATTGCGATCATGGACGACGAGTCGGCCGTGAATGTGTTGCAGGAGTACGGAAATGCGTCCGTGATGACGAGAAACTGGATCGGACGGCGAACCCCGCTGCACGCCACGTCGAGCGGCAAGGTGCTGCTGGCCCACGCCGAGGAGCCGGTGCGTAAGAGCGTGCTCGCGGCCGGGCTGGAGCGCCTGACCGACAACACCCGCACCGACGCCGACCAGTTTCTGCGGGAGCTGGCCGAGGTGGCCGAGCGGGGCTGGGCCTCCACGAACGAGGAGCTGGAGGTCGGGCTGACCGCGGTGGCCGCTCCGATCCGTGACGGTGCCGGGCGGGTGATCGCGGCGGTCAGCGCCTCCGGCCCGTCGTTCCGGCTCACCCCGGATTCATTCGGGCACGTTGCCGGGAAATTGATCGAGGGTGGTGCGGAAATCAGCGCGCGGCTGGGATTTTACCGACGCTAA